One region of Arthrobacter sp. StoSoilB22 genomic DNA includes:
- a CDS encoding SulP family inorganic anion transporter: MTPEQLMSLRATFRSPRRLLTESLAGLVVALALIPEAIAFSVIAGVDPRIGLFASFTMGVVTAIVGGRPAMISAATGAVALVIAPVMKEHGLDYLIATIILAGVFQIILAVLGVTKLMRFIPRSVMIGFVNALAILVFMSQMPELFNVPWMVYPIVVVGLVIVFGLPRLTSAIPAPLVAIVLITLVTVVGGIDVPTVSDKGELPDSLPGFFLPNVPLNLETFQIIAPFALSMALVGLLESLMTAKLVDDITDTRSNKTRVSWGQGAANIVTGFLGGLGGCAVIGQTMINVKGSGARSRLSTFLAGVFLLVLVVVLGDVVGMIPMAALVAVMIFVSLITFDWHSIRPATLKRLPKSETAVMLITVAAVVATHNLAVGVGVGVLTAMVLFARRVAHFATVERTELELNGEVVATYTVDGELFFASSNDLYTQFDYAKDSSEGIDRVIIDLHGSHIWDASTVAVLDSVTEKYRNHGRDVEFIGLNEASVRMRERLAGKLNP; this comes from the coding sequence ATGACTCCCGAGCAACTCATGTCACTGCGGGCGACTTTCCGTTCGCCCCGTCGCCTGCTGACGGAGTCCCTGGCGGGACTCGTGGTGGCCCTGGCGCTGATCCCCGAGGCAATCGCGTTCTCGGTGATTGCCGGCGTTGATCCCCGGATCGGGCTGTTCGCTTCCTTCACCATGGGCGTGGTCACCGCGATTGTGGGCGGGCGTCCTGCCATGATCTCTGCTGCCACTGGTGCTGTGGCCCTGGTGATCGCGCCGGTCATGAAGGAACACGGGCTCGACTACCTCATTGCCACCATCATCCTGGCGGGCGTCTTCCAGATCATCCTTGCCGTTCTGGGCGTCACCAAGCTGATGCGCTTCATCCCGCGGTCCGTGATGATCGGCTTCGTGAACGCGCTGGCGATCCTGGTGTTCATGTCCCAGATGCCCGAGCTCTTCAACGTGCCGTGGATGGTCTACCCCATTGTGGTTGTGGGCTTGGTGATTGTGTTCGGGCTGCCTCGCTTGACCTCGGCCATTCCCGCGCCACTGGTGGCCATTGTTCTCATTACGTTGGTGACAGTGGTGGGTGGCATCGATGTTCCCACGGTCAGCGATAAAGGCGAACTCCCGGACAGCCTGCCCGGGTTCTTCCTGCCCAACGTTCCGTTGAACCTGGAGACGTTCCAGATCATTGCACCCTTCGCCCTGTCCATGGCGTTGGTGGGCCTTCTGGAATCGTTGATGACTGCCAAGCTGGTGGACGACATCACGGACACCCGTTCCAACAAGACGAGGGTCTCGTGGGGTCAGGGTGCGGCCAACATCGTCACCGGATTCCTTGGCGGCCTGGGTGGCTGCGCGGTGATCGGTCAGACCATGATCAACGTCAAGGGCTCAGGGGCTCGAAGCCGGCTCTCGACGTTCCTGGCCGGCGTTTTCCTGTTGGTATTGGTGGTGGTCCTGGGCGATGTTGTGGGCATGATCCCCATGGCGGCGTTGGTGGCCGTGATGATCTTCGTTTCATTGATCACCTTCGACTGGCATTCCATCCGGCCTGCTACGCTCAAGCGCCTGCCCAAGTCCGAGACCGCCGTCATGCTCATTACCGTTGCCGCCGTGGTGGCGACGCACAACCTCGCGGTGGGTGTCGGCGTCGGCGTTTTGACCGCCATGGTGCTCTTTGCGCGGCGGGTGGCCCACTTCGCAACTGTTGAGCGGACGGAACTGGAGCTCAACGGTGAAGTTGTTGCCACCTACACGGTGGACGGCGAACTGTTCTTCGCTTCCTCCAATGATCTGTACACGCAGTTCGACTATGCGAAAGATTCCTCAGAGGGCATAGACCGTGTGATCATCGATCTGCACGGCTCGCACATCTGGGATGCCTCAACAGTGGCCGTGCTGGACTCGGTGACCGAGAAGTATCGGAATCACGGGCGTGACGTAGAGTTCATCGGGCTCAACGAAGCCAGCGTCCGTATGCGCGAGCGACTTGCCGGTAAGCTCAACCCCTGA
- a CDS encoding Lsr2 family protein: MATRRIVTLHDDLDGTYAEETVSFSVDGTAYEIDLNGPHAKELREVLRPFVAAARTIKPTRRARRRLTS; this comes from the coding sequence GTGGCTACGCGAAGAATCGTTACTCTGCATGATGACCTGGACGGCACGTACGCGGAGGAGACAGTGTCCTTTTCCGTTGACGGCACTGCCTATGAAATTGACCTCAACGGTCCCCACGCCAAGGAACTCAGGGAGGTTCTGCGGCCCTTTGTTGCCGCTGCCCGGACAATAAAGCCGACCAGAAGGGCGCGGCGTCGCTTGACCAGCTAA
- a CDS encoding bile acid:sodium symporter family protein gives MLEATKSPSKTEETAAPVNAALAAEAKIARIAVTVFPLLVVVAGVLGFLIPDLFKPMGVAVPYLLGVIMFCMGLTLTPPDFASVARRPWAVALGIVAHYVIMPGAGWLIAVLLQLPPELAVGLILVGCAPSGTASNVMAFLAKGDVALSVAVASVSTLIAPLVTPALTLFLAGSFLHIDAGAMVMDIVKTVLLPVIAGLLARLFLSKVVAKVLPALPWASAVVISLIVAIVVAGSASKIVAAGGIVFLAVVLHNGFGLGLGYLAGKLGRLDDKARRALAFEVGMQNSGLAATLATAHFGALAALPSAVFSLWHNISGAIVAAWLARRPLKD, from the coding sequence ATGCTTGAGGCAACCAAATCCCCATCGAAAACAGAAGAAACCGCTGCGCCCGTCAACGCCGCACTAGCCGCTGAAGCCAAGATTGCGCGTATCGCCGTCACAGTTTTCCCCCTTCTGGTGGTGGTTGCCGGCGTTCTCGGCTTCCTGATTCCCGATCTGTTCAAGCCCATGGGCGTCGCAGTTCCCTACCTGCTGGGCGTCATCATGTTCTGCATGGGCCTCACGCTGACCCCACCAGACTTCGCCTCGGTGGCCCGGCGTCCGTGGGCTGTGGCGTTGGGAATCGTGGCGCACTACGTGATCATGCCCGGAGCCGGGTGGCTCATTGCGGTCCTCCTGCAGCTTCCACCGGAACTGGCCGTTGGCCTGATCCTCGTTGGCTGCGCTCCTTCCGGCACCGCCTCCAATGTCATGGCTTTCCTGGCCAAGGGGGACGTGGCCCTTTCTGTGGCCGTCGCTTCCGTTTCCACACTCATTGCACCTTTGGTGACCCCCGCACTGACACTCTTCCTGGCGGGATCCTTCCTGCACATCGATGCCGGTGCCATGGTGATGGACATTGTGAAGACCGTCCTGCTGCCGGTCATCGCGGGCCTTCTGGCCCGCCTCTTCCTGTCCAAGGTTGTGGCGAAGGTTCTCCCGGCACTTCCGTGGGCTTCCGCCGTCGTGATTTCCCTGATCGTCGCGATCGTCGTAGCAGGCAGCGCCAGCAAGATTGTTGCCGCCGGAGGAATCGTGTTCCTGGCCGTAGTCCTCCACAACGGTTTCGGCCTGGGCCTCGGCTACCTTGCCGGTAAGCTCGGCCGCCTGGATGATAAGGCCCGCCGTGCCCTCGCATTCGAAGTTGGCATGCAGAACTCTGGCTTGGCTGCGACGCTGGCTACGGCACATTTCGGTGCCTTGGCTGCACTCCCGTCGGCCGTGTTCTCGCTGTGGCACAACATCTCGGGTGCGATCGTGGCTGCTTGGCTGGCTCGCCGCCCACTAAAGGACTAG
- a CDS encoding alpha/beta hydrolase, giving the protein MLRHKYSYGEHPSQWGELFIPEPSNGNHRGAATVAGGIAVVIHGGYWRSQYGAELGEPLARDLAAHGITAWNLEYRRAGNGGGWPHTFEDILAGIDHLSHIAGDHDLKLGKVVALGHSAGGHLAVWAAGRQKLSSIGTPDADRQLQRGPEDNAVHLTGVVSQSGLLNLAAAEKLNLSNGAVCNLMGGDSARYPKRHKYADPMSSLPINVPVYAVHATDDEDVPASQSEAYVAAATAAGSAAQLLRVPGDHFDLIDPKAVAYKKCRELVQRLLS; this is encoded by the coding sequence ATGTTGCGGCACAAGTACAGCTACGGCGAACACCCCAGCCAATGGGGCGAACTCTTCATACCTGAACCGTCCAACGGAAACCATCGCGGTGCGGCTACAGTCGCCGGCGGAATCGCCGTTGTGATCCATGGCGGCTATTGGCGCTCACAGTACGGCGCTGAGCTTGGTGAACCCCTTGCTCGCGACCTCGCAGCGCATGGCATCACCGCCTGGAACCTTGAGTACCGGCGGGCCGGCAACGGCGGTGGTTGGCCCCATACCTTCGAGGACATCCTCGCCGGAATCGACCATCTATCCCATATAGCCGGCGACCATGACCTGAAACTCGGCAAAGTAGTGGCGCTGGGCCATTCGGCTGGTGGCCACTTGGCCGTCTGGGCTGCCGGGCGGCAGAAGCTGTCCTCCATTGGAACGCCCGACGCCGACCGCCAACTTCAGCGCGGACCGGAGGACAACGCTGTGCACTTGACCGGCGTCGTCAGCCAGTCGGGCCTCCTGAACCTTGCTGCGGCAGAGAAGCTGAACCTCAGCAACGGCGCCGTCTGCAACCTCATGGGCGGCGATTCTGCTAGATACCCCAAACGGCATAAATACGCTGATCCCATGAGTTCGCTGCCCATCAACGTCCCCGTCTATGCCGTTCATGCCACGGATGACGAGGACGTTCCTGCGAGTCAGTCCGAAGCGTACGTGGCTGCGGCCACGGCGGCCGGAAGTGCGGCCCAGTTGCTGCGCGTCCCTGGCGACCATTTTGACCTCATCGACCCCAAGGCCGTGGCCTATAAGAAATGCCGCGAACTGGTGCAGCGGTTGCTCTCGTAA
- a CDS encoding SDR family oxidoreductase has product MTVLIAGCGDLGTEVGLRMAAAGHEVVGLRRSPQKLPGEIRGVFADLSVAVPELPEDVDIVVVAIAADTSTEEAYRAAYLNGVKNVLDALERQSIQPQRILFVSSTAVYKDSGGAVVDESTPTEPTRFSGKVLVEAEDLLFSRTRGTATQPISLRLGGIYGPGRTRLIDQVRNGKAVIPAQPRHTNRVHRDDAAAMIVHLTTMEASPDSVYVGVDDHAAEMGDVMRFLASEMGCPEPTTAAPDSASDAGPGDKRCSNARLRTTGFDFTFPTYKEGYRALLAGEGVRHP; this is encoded by the coding sequence ATGACTGTGTTGATTGCCGGCTGCGGCGACCTGGGAACTGAAGTTGGCCTGCGTATGGCGGCTGCAGGCCATGAAGTAGTGGGCTTGCGCCGTTCCCCCCAAAAGCTGCCCGGAGAGATCCGCGGTGTCTTTGCGGACCTCTCGGTTGCCGTGCCGGAACTGCCCGAGGACGTGGACATTGTGGTGGTGGCCATCGCCGCCGACACTTCCACCGAAGAGGCCTACCGGGCGGCGTACCTGAACGGCGTGAAGAACGTGCTGGACGCGCTGGAACGGCAGTCCATCCAGCCACAGCGGATCCTGTTCGTCTCCTCCACGGCTGTGTACAAGGATTCCGGCGGCGCTGTGGTGGACGAGTCCACTCCCACGGAGCCCACGCGGTTCAGCGGGAAAGTTCTGGTGGAGGCTGAGGATCTGTTGTTTTCCCGGACGCGCGGCACGGCCACCCAGCCCATCTCCCTACGCCTGGGTGGAATTTACGGCCCTGGACGCACCCGGCTGATCGACCAGGTCCGCAACGGCAAAGCTGTCATCCCCGCCCAACCCCGGCACACCAACCGCGTCCACCGGGACGACGCCGCGGCCATGATCGTCCACCTCACAACCATGGAAGCCTCTCCGGACTCCGTCTACGTAGGCGTTGATGATCACGCGGCGGAAATGGGCGACGTCATGCGCTTCCTCGCCTCAGAGATGGGGTGCCCGGAACCCACGACGGCGGCACCTGACAGCGCGTCCGACGCCGGCCCCGGCGACAAGCGCTGTTCAAATGCCCGCCTGCGGACGACGGGCTTCGACTTCACCTTCCCCACCTACAAAGAGGGCTACCGCGCTTTGCTCGCCGGTGAGGGTGTGCGGCACCCGTAA
- a CDS encoding LacI family DNA-binding transcriptional regulator has protein sequence MSKGSKPTIRDVARAADVSLTTVSYVLSGRHGGTTRISQPTQDRVLAAVQELGYVPNQAARGMRRGKTDVVAVAIGNLEWPWDRALATAAATILPQHGYQPVILLGDDWRKFMMSGGADGVIIGYFPEAKSEDETVTELARRGVAQVVISGTMKQAGFDVLAPEPEAGLAECMEFLTASHRRIGCIRRADPAGRPKSRFAAYVAGLKNAGIPLDESLVRTSQHRPAIAYQSALELLQLADRPTAIFCTDDMEALQAIRAAYRLGLRVPEDVQVVGVGNSTEGQEYDPALTTVGPDPIFEQVVRMLLDRLAGVTPAEGIRVASPWKLHRRGTTEG, from the coding sequence GTGAGCAAGGGATCAAAGCCCACCATTCGGGATGTGGCCAGGGCGGCGGACGTCTCGCTGACCACAGTTTCCTATGTGCTTTCCGGTCGTCACGGTGGCACTACCCGGATCAGCCAGCCCACGCAGGACCGTGTCCTGGCTGCGGTGCAAGAGCTCGGGTATGTGCCCAATCAGGCCGCACGAGGGATGCGCCGGGGCAAGACTGACGTAGTTGCCGTGGCCATCGGAAACCTCGAGTGGCCGTGGGACCGGGCACTCGCCACCGCCGCAGCCACGATCCTGCCCCAGCACGGCTACCAACCAGTGATCCTGCTGGGTGATGACTGGCGGAAGTTCATGATGTCCGGCGGTGCGGACGGCGTCATCATCGGCTATTTCCCGGAAGCAAAGTCCGAGGACGAAACAGTCACTGAATTAGCCCGCCGTGGCGTTGCCCAGGTGGTCATTTCAGGCACCATGAAGCAGGCCGGTTTCGATGTCCTTGCTCCCGAACCCGAGGCCGGGCTTGCAGAATGCATGGAATTCCTCACTGCGTCGCACCGCAGGATCGGCTGCATCCGGAGGGCGGACCCGGCCGGCCGGCCCAAGAGCCGCTTCGCCGCCTACGTAGCAGGACTGAAGAACGCGGGCATCCCACTTGATGAGTCCTTGGTCAGAACGTCGCAGCACCGTCCGGCCATCGCATATCAGTCCGCGCTTGAGCTGCTGCAGCTAGCGGACCGGCCTACCGCCATCTTTTGCACGGACGACATGGAGGCGCTGCAGGCCATTCGGGCCGCCTACCGCCTCGGCCTTCGTGTGCCCGAGGACGTTCAGGTTGTCGGCGTCGGGAACTCTACCGAGGGCCAGGAGTACGATCCAGCCCTGACAACAGTGGGTCCGGACCCGATCTTTGAGCAGGTTGTCCGCATGCTGCTCGATCGCCTGGCGGGAGTTACACCGGCGGAGGGCATTCGGGTGGCCTCGCCGTGGAAGTTGCATCGGCGAGGTACCACGGAGGGCTAG
- a CDS encoding glycerophosphodiester phosphodiesterase, whose protein sequence is MGYATGVTLPYFLRKDGSVGPLAFAHRGFSLDGLENSMAAFHAAMKFGTVHLETDVHTTSDGVLLVFHDSSLDRVTDSGGKVSELTAAAVAAARIGGVEPVPTFDELVTSLPHARLNLDVKDWNSVGPLAAAIEKHGVHDRVLVTSFSDRRRRAVLARLSRRVASSAGSSLTAIFVLLGPVLPVPLARKLLSGVDVFQVPVRYGRFPVVTPGFVRRAHRLGRQVHVWTVNDPAEMERLLDLGVDGIVSDRLDLLKEVLVRWGQWV, encoded by the coding sequence ATGGGCTACGCTACGGGAGTGACGCTGCCCTATTTCCTCCGCAAGGACGGTTCGGTGGGCCCTTTGGCCTTCGCCCACCGGGGTTTCTCCTTGGATGGCCTGGAGAATTCCATGGCCGCTTTCCACGCTGCAATGAAATTCGGAACTGTTCATCTGGAAACGGATGTCCACACGACATCCGACGGCGTACTGCTGGTGTTCCATGACTCCTCTTTGGACCGCGTGACCGATTCCGGGGGCAAGGTTTCGGAGTTGACCGCTGCTGCGGTGGCTGCGGCGCGTATTGGCGGGGTGGAGCCGGTGCCAACTTTTGATGAGCTGGTCACGTCGTTGCCCCATGCCCGGCTGAACCTGGACGTCAAGGACTGGAACTCCGTGGGTCCTTTGGCCGCTGCGATCGAGAAGCATGGCGTCCATGACCGGGTTTTGGTCACCAGCTTCTCGGACAGGCGGCGCCGCGCAGTTCTTGCCAGGCTTTCACGGCGAGTTGCCTCTTCTGCGGGCAGCTCCCTCACCGCGATCTTCGTACTTCTTGGGCCGGTGCTTCCGGTTCCTTTGGCACGCAAGCTGCTCTCCGGCGTCGACGTTTTCCAGGTTCCTGTCCGCTACGGCCGGTTCCCCGTGGTGACGCCCGGATTCGTACGGCGCGCGCACCGTCTGGGTAGGCAGGTTCATGTGTGGACCGTCAACGATCCGGCGGAGATGGAGCGTCTGCTGGACCTGGGTGTGGACGGTATTGTGTCCGACCGGCTGGATCTCCTGAAGGAAGTCCTGGTGCGCTGGGGCCAATGGGTCTAA
- a CDS encoding glutathione S-transferase family protein, translated as MSEKTSEVEEHSTRGAYVTGGEFTRDTNYIEDRITRDGAAGPNGEPGWPVEPGRYRLIAARACPWANRAVIVRRLLGLEDVISLGQPGPTHDARSWTFDLDPDGKDPVLGIERLQEAFFRRFPDYPRGITVPAMVDIPSGAVVTNNFPQITLDFSSEWTQFHRPGAPDLYPEHLREEIDQVNKRVFTEVNNGVYRCGFAGSQEAYDAAYDRLWTALDWLEERLSGQRYLVGDSITEADVRLFTTLARFDAVYHGHFKCNRNKLSEMPALWGYARDLFQTPGFGDTIDFVQIKQHYYMVHEDINPTKIVPAGPDLSGWLTDHGRESLGGRPFGDGTPPGPVKAGEEVADGHGAG; from the coding sequence ATGAGTGAGAAGACCAGCGAAGTCGAAGAACACAGCACCCGCGGAGCTTACGTCACTGGCGGCGAGTTCACCCGGGACACAAACTACATCGAGGACAGGATCACCCGTGACGGTGCCGCCGGACCCAACGGTGAGCCTGGCTGGCCCGTGGAGCCCGGCCGCTACCGCCTGATTGCAGCGCGGGCCTGCCCCTGGGCCAACCGTGCCGTGATCGTGCGCCGGCTTCTTGGTTTGGAGGATGTCATCAGCCTCGGCCAGCCTGGCCCCACGCACGACGCACGATCCTGGACCTTCGACCTGGACCCCGACGGCAAGGACCCGGTGCTGGGAATCGAGCGACTCCAGGAAGCGTTCTTCCGCCGCTTCCCGGACTACCCCCGCGGCATCACCGTCCCTGCCATGGTGGATATCCCCAGCGGAGCAGTGGTCACCAACAACTTCCCCCAAATCACGCTGGACTTTTCCAGTGAGTGGACGCAATTCCACCGCCCGGGTGCGCCGGATCTGTACCCGGAGCACCTGCGCGAGGAAATTGACCAGGTCAACAAGCGCGTCTTCACCGAGGTCAACAACGGCGTTTACCGGTGCGGCTTCGCCGGATCCCAGGAAGCCTACGATGCCGCCTATGACAGGCTGTGGACTGCCTTGGACTGGCTGGAAGAGCGGCTCAGCGGTCAGCGTTACCTCGTGGGTGACTCGATCACCGAGGCAGACGTCCGGCTCTTCACCACCCTGGCCCGGTTCGACGCGGTCTATCACGGGCACTTCAAATGCAACCGCAACAAACTGAGCGAAATGCCGGCCCTGTGGGGATATGCCCGGGACCTGTTCCAGACACCCGGGTTCGGGGACACCATCGACTTCGTGCAGATCAAACAGCACTACTACATGGTCCACGAGGACATTAACCCCACCAAGATCGTCCCTGCCGGTCCTGACCTATCCGGCTGGCTCACCGATCACGGACGGGAATCCCTCGGCGGCCGCCCATTCGGCGACGGCACTCCTCCGGGACCCGTGAAGGCTGGCGAAGAAGTGGCTGACGGACACGGTGCCGGCTAG
- a CDS encoding RelA/SpoT domain-containing protein, protein MASNWDSLDQAQRDAVDANVALYERVRPALKRVTRDVLLTLRDMLNDAEVTPLFVTGRTKTVESFREKISRTDDPLEPGGPRVLKFPDPFRTLNDMVGIRVITKLPAENAAVANIIKRQRQLFDCRGDREKDIGSIESGTYGYSSRHLILRTIQNEAVKEYQHVFNPDMPANGSYFFECQIRTVFAHAWSEIEHDIRFKAEDPRAWTPHFDRQFTATAAMLETVESAFADLHERYEEVRSYWDLEGEGGSPLTPNRVRDVWRTLLPHVDRKVDDDWGWAAELLAAHGLTKTVELAGLLSANRITEVRKALDHRYSPGPDRLLDDLLLWQYGTEHIDLTAEAPDVVPHPRRDSLLRRLKQIERYRQTAL, encoded by the coding sequence ATGGCAAGCAATTGGGACAGCCTGGATCAGGCCCAGCGCGACGCAGTGGATGCGAATGTGGCGCTCTATGAGCGTGTTCGCCCTGCATTGAAGCGGGTCACACGGGATGTGCTGCTCACTTTGAGGGACATGCTGAACGACGCCGAGGTCACCCCTTTGTTCGTCACGGGGCGGACCAAAACCGTGGAGTCTTTCCGCGAAAAGATTTCCCGCACGGATGATCCCCTGGAGCCGGGCGGTCCGCGGGTTTTGAAATTCCCGGACCCGTTCCGCACGTTGAATGACATGGTGGGCATCCGCGTCATCACCAAACTGCCGGCGGAGAACGCCGCCGTAGCCAATATCATCAAGCGGCAGCGCCAACTCTTTGATTGCCGCGGCGATCGCGAGAAGGACATCGGCTCCATCGAGTCCGGAACCTATGGTTACTCCAGCCGCCACCTCATTCTGCGGACCATTCAGAACGAAGCCGTGAAGGAATACCAGCACGTCTTCAACCCGGACATGCCCGCCAACGGCAGCTACTTCTTCGAATGCCAGATCCGTACCGTGTTTGCGCATGCCTGGAGCGAGATCGAGCACGACATCCGCTTCAAGGCCGAAGACCCGCGAGCCTGGACGCCGCATTTCGATCGCCAGTTCACGGCCACAGCGGCCATGTTGGAAACCGTGGAGAGCGCCTTCGCGGATCTTCATGAGCGCTACGAGGAAGTCCGTAGCTACTGGGACCTCGAAGGCGAGGGGGGCTCGCCGCTGACGCCAAACCGGGTTCGTGACGTCTGGCGTACCCTCTTGCCGCACGTTGACCGTAAAGTAGATGACGACTGGGGATGGGCCGCTGAACTGCTCGCCGCCCACGGACTCACCAAAACCGTGGAACTTGCCGGGCTGCTTAGTGCCAATCGGATCACCGAGGTCCGCAAGGCCCTGGACCACCGCTACTCCCCCGGCCCGGACCGCCTCCTGGATGACCTCCTGCTGTGGCAGTACGGAACCGAACACATTGATCTCACCGCTGAGGCGCCCGACGTCGTCCCGCACCCGCGGCGCGACAGCCTCTTGCGGCGTCTTAAGCAGATTGAGCGTTACCGCCAGACTGCTTTGTAA
- a CDS encoding HAD family hydrolase → MRLVASDIDGTILGHDGKISDRTIKAFQACRDAGVELVFVTGRPPRWLYPLQEQLGHSGIVICSNGAVVWDLESEKALSSCALDANAVFEARRIIKDIRPDALFAVETLTGFQLEPGFIENETSELLAEFTPKPLAETLTAEDAVVKFLAITRKGTPDEFLAEVQPAVAHLVSTTHSAPRTAMLEMSVPGINKAVTLAQYAESLGIQAADVVAFGDMPNDIEMLRWAGHGYAMASGHPEAILAAGQQAPHFDDDGVAQVLEAKLTEQRVS, encoded by the coding sequence ATGCGGCTCGTAGCAAGCGATATTGACGGCACAATCCTCGGTCACGACGGCAAAATCAGTGACCGGACCATCAAGGCATTTCAGGCGTGCCGCGACGCAGGGGTGGAGCTCGTCTTTGTCACGGGTCGCCCGCCGCGCTGGTTGTACCCGCTTCAGGAGCAGCTGGGTCACAGTGGGATCGTGATTTGTTCCAACGGTGCGGTGGTGTGGGATCTCGAATCCGAGAAGGCTCTCTCTTCCTGCGCTCTCGATGCCAACGCCGTTTTTGAGGCACGCCGCATCATTAAGGACATCCGGCCTGACGCACTGTTCGCTGTTGAGACCCTCACGGGTTTCCAGCTGGAGCCGGGCTTCATTGAGAACGAAACCAGCGAGTTGCTCGCGGAGTTCACCCCCAAACCGCTGGCCGAGACGCTCACGGCGGAGGACGCCGTCGTGAAGTTCCTGGCGATCACCCGCAAGGGGACGCCGGATGAGTTCCTCGCCGAAGTGCAGCCGGCCGTAGCCCACCTTGTGTCCACCACGCACTCAGCGCCGCGGACCGCGATGCTGGAGATGTCCGTTCCGGGCATCAACAAGGCCGTCACACTCGCCCAGTACGCCGAGTCGCTGGGAATCCAAGCCGCTGATGTGGTGGCCTTCGGGGACATGCCCAACGACATTGAGATGCTTCGCTGGGCCGGTCACGGTTATGCGATGGCCAGCGGACACCCGGAAGCCATCCTCGCTGCCGGGCAGCAGGCGCCGCACTTTGACGACGACGGCGTAGCCCAGGTTCTCGAGGCAAAGCTCACGGAGCAGCGGGTCAGTTAG
- a CDS encoding carbohydrate kinase — protein MLTVIGEALVDVVQRSSGIEAHVGGSPLNVAVGLARLDHPVQFIGRYGRDAYGDSIAAHLRSSSVMVPLPPDEKPTSVATAQIDDDGAATYVFDLAWELPGLAGRLPLMLQGSTLLHTGSIATFLEPGAAEVIAAVEHAHPSSTISFDPNCRPSIITDVEYARTQAERFVVLSDVVKASDEDLEWLYPGVDPVESARRWLSLGGEEGPALVVVTRGSRGPWGITRAGETQISAPSVNVVDTVGAGDSFMAGLLSAIVDHGLDGAQNRSDLRAMPVETLTAIMDHATRAAAVTVSRAGANPPTRAELNHGVE, from the coding sequence ATGCTGACAGTCATTGGTGAAGCTTTGGTGGACGTCGTTCAACGCTCCTCGGGAATCGAGGCCCATGTGGGTGGGAGCCCGCTGAACGTTGCGGTTGGTCTGGCGCGGCTGGATCACCCGGTGCAATTCATTGGGCGCTACGGCCGCGACGCGTACGGCGATTCCATTGCGGCGCACCTCCGTTCCAGCTCGGTGATGGTGCCGCTTCCGCCGGATGAGAAGCCAACCAGCGTTGCCACCGCGCAGATCGACGACGACGGCGCCGCCACCTACGTTTTCGACCTCGCCTGGGAACTCCCCGGACTCGCCGGGCGGTTGCCGCTGATGCTGCAAGGCTCCACCCTGCTGCACACCGGCTCCATTGCCACTTTCCTGGAGCCCGGCGCCGCGGAGGTGATTGCCGCCGTCGAGCACGCCCACCCGAGCAGCACCATCAGCTTCGATCCCAACTGCCGGCCCAGCATCATCACGGATGTTGAGTATGCACGAACCCAAGCCGAGCGCTTTGTGGTGCTGTCCGACGTCGTGAAGGCCTCGGACGAGGACCTCGAATGGCTGTATCCCGGCGTTGATCCTGTGGAATCCGCGCGCCGCTGGCTGTCCTTGGGCGGTGAAGAAGGACCGGCTTTGGTGGTGGTGACGCGGGGTTCACGTGGTCCGTGGGGCATCACCCGGGCAGGGGAAACCCAGATTTCCGCGCCCTCCGTGAATGTGGTGGACACCGTGGGCGCAGGCGATTCGTTCATGGCGGGGCTGTTGTCCGCCATTGTGGACCACGGTTTGGACGGCGCGCAGAACCGGTCCGATCTCCGGGCGATGCCGGTGGAAACACTGACCGCCATCATGGATCACGCCACCCGTGCGGCCGCCGTTACGGTGTCGCGGGCGGGCGCAAACCCGCCCACGCGAGCTGAGCTCAACCACGGAGTGGAGTAG